In Gammaproteobacteria bacterium, the genomic stretch GCCTGCGCCACATCCGAGGTCGAGTAATTTGCCAGTTTGAGAGGCAAGTTTTGAATGAAATCCATTGATGATGTGATCGATATTAAACGCATCGCGATTTTCATCATACGATGCCGCAAACTTATCATATATTTCCGAAAGGTGTTCAGTCTCCACGGGTCAGCCTCCTTGCTACAGCGAATTGCGACGAATAGAGTGAAGTGTGTATTTGCTAACTATATGTAGTCTTTAGACTCGTAATAGTGGTAGCCTGCTTGGGTTAATTCTTGAATTTCACTAAGCTGCTCTGCGTCTATAGACTTAAAATTAAAACAGGATTTTCCGTGCATGTGTTTTCTCAATTCAACTGACACGCTTACCAATAAACTCGGTTCTACATAAACTGGCATCAGATGATAACTGACGTAGTTCTTGTTGATTTGTACACTGCCAAAAAACAGTGGCTTTCCGTTCTTCATGATA encodes the following:
- a CDS encoding class I SAM-dependent methyltransferase — its product is METEHLSEIYDKFAASYDENRDAFNIDHIINGFHSKLASQTGKLLDLGCGAGVPLARSFIGRDWEVTGVDFSQNG